The sequence CAGCGGCCAGAAGTAGCCGATGTAGCACGGGAGCGCGTCGAGGATGTGAAGGAGCGCGCGACCCAGGGCAAGCCAGGCTCCGATCGGCTGACCGTTGTCCTCGCGGATCAGTTTGATGCCGACGATCCCCTTGCCGAGGGAGTAGCCGGTGCGGCCCTGTCTGATCATCAGGTTCCAGATGCCGAAGGCGAGACCAGCGACGACACCGATGATGATCAGGACGATCGCAAGGCCGAGCATGCCACCGGACAGGTCGAACTTCATGGTCGGCTCGGTGTAGGCGTAGCCGTCCGAATACCGAGTCACCGTCTGATCGGTGTGCAGGTGGCTGAAGATCATGATGTAGCCCACCCACAGCGGCGCGACGGCGAGCGAGCTGAACAGCCCGTCCAGCAAGTGCGCCGAGGCGCAGGCCCCAGTGCGCGTACGTCGTGGACAGCGGCGGTGGGGGTGGCGGAACGGCGAAGTCGGTCATGCGGGTCATTGTGTCCGACCACGCGGCGGCGTGGGACCCAGATACGCTGCACCGGTGGGGATGTCCGAGCGATGGGATCGCTATCAGCGCACCCATCCGTGGATCGGATTCCCGCTGAGCGTGGTCTACAAGTTCTTCGATGACTCGGGGAACTACTTGGCCGCGATCGTCACCTACTACGCCTTCATCGCGATCTTCCCGTTGTTGCTGTTGGGGGCGTCGATCCTGGGCTTCTTCCTGCGTGGCAACGAGGACCTCCAGAACCAGTTGCTGAACTCCGCCCTGAGCCAGTTCCCGATCATCGGCAACGATCTCAAGGCTCAGAGGTTGCATGGCTCCACGGTCGGTGTGATCGTCGGCGCGGTGGCCGCCACGTACGGTGCGCTCGGCCTCGGGCAGGCGATCCAGAACACCGTGAACATCGCGTGGTCGGTGCCGAAGAACAGCCGCTTCAACCCGATCGTCACCCGCCTGCGGAGCCTGGTGATGCTGGCCACTGCTGGGCTTGCGCTGCTGATCGGATCGATCCTCGCCACGCTCGCGACGGACACGAAGGTCTGGGGAACTTCCCTGTCCGCGCCGATCAGTTGGGCCTTGTCGTTCGTCTCGCTGCTGCTGACCGGGTGCGTGCTGACGCTGCTCTTCCGGATGGCGACCACGCGTGAACATCCGCTGCGCAACGCGGCCCCCGGTGCCTTCTTCTTCGCACTGTCCTGGTTGGGCCTGCAGTGGATCGGCGCGTTCTACGTCGAACACGTCATCCGGGGCGCGTCCGGAATGAACAAGGACTTCGGCTTCGTCCTCGGGTTGATGGTCTTCATCTATCTGGCGGCGATCTTCAGCGTGATCGGCGTCGAGATCAACGTGGTCCTCGCACGGCGACTCTGGCCGCGGGCCCTGCTGACACCGTTCACCGACAAGGTGGACCTCACCGACGCCGACCGCCGGGCGTACGCCTCCTATGTGCTGATGCAGCGACACAAGGGGTTCCAGACCATCGCGGTCTCGTTCGACGGCCGCGACGGCACCACGTACGACGTCGTCATGGACCCCACCTGGATGCAGAAGGTGGGGCGCACCGTACGCCGCCGCACCGGAGCAGGATTCAAACGCAGCCGCATTCCCGACGACCATTTCGGGCCGCACGAATCGTTCGGCCCCAGTGAAGGAGACCCCCGTGAGTGAACTCGTCCACCTGAGCGTTGCCGACGGCATCGGCACGATCACTCTCGACTCCCAACACAACCGCAACGCGTTGTCGCGCCAGCTCGTGACCGAGCTGTTCGACGCGCTCGCGGCCGCCGAGGCCGATGAACATGTCACCGTGATCGTCCTCGCCGCCGAGGGCAAGGTCTTCTGCTCCGGCGCGGATCTGTCCGAAGCCGGGTCCGGTGACATGACCGAGGGCCTGCGCGCCATCAACCTCCTCCAGCGCACGATCGCGACGTCGGCCAAGCCGGTGGTGGCCCGGATCCAGGGCCCGGTACGCGCCGGCGGCCTCGGCATCGTGGCCGCGACCGACATCGCCATTGCCTCGTCGGCGGTGACTTTCGCGTTGACTGAGGTCCGGCTGGGGCTGGCTGCGTACTCGATCTCGTTGTCGATCCTCCCGAAGATGGCACCTCGTGCCGCGTCCTACACCTTCCTCTCGGGTGCGACGTTCACCGCGGCTGAGGCAGCCGAATGGGGCCTCATCACGACAGCGGCCGATGATCTGGACGCCGAGGTCGGCCGCGTGGTCGGCGAACTCTCGCAGGGTGCGCCGTCCGGACTGCGCGAGACGAAGAAGCTGCTCAACGCCGACCTGGTCGCGCGGATCGATGCGCTGGGTGAGGAGATGGCGACGTCGTCGGCCGCACTGTTCGCCTCGGATGAGGCTCGGGCCGCGATGACGGCCTTCTTCAGCCGGCCCAAGGGCTGACGAGCGAGGCTGAATGCCGCGCTCGCGCGGGCAATCGTGCCGAGCGAGGAGGTCCCGCCGCGGAAGGCGGCAGTCGTAGTCGACTCAGGCGACCAACGTCCGTCTAGGTGTCGTGAGACCCTTCGGGAGATCCAGCGTCTCGCGCCACGCGGCGGCGATCCGGGTCACGGCCTCGGTCATCGTCTCCGGCGGCAGTGCGTACGGCACTCGCAGGTAACGGTCCATGCCGCCCTCGGGCGCGAAGGCTGGTCCGGGCGTCAGCAGTACGCCGTGTCGGGTCGCCTCGCGGGCCAAGGCCGACGCCCCTGACTCCGGCAGCTCGCACCACAGGCTCAGGCCGCCGCGTGGCCGGGCCACCCGCCAGTCGGGCAGGTGGGTGGCGAGCGCGGAGAGCGCAGCGTCGCGGGAGGCGCGCAAGGTCGTACGCCGGTGGGCCAGGGTCTCCTCGCGGCTCTGCAACAGCTCGATGGCCACCAGTTGCTCGAACACGGGCGTCCCGAGATCGAGGCTCAGACGCGCGCCGATGAGGGCGTCCATCCGGTCTCGGGGAGCGCGGATCCACCCGACCCTGAGGCCACCCCAGTAGCCCTTGCTCATGCTGCCGAGCGTGATCGTGTCGGCGGCGTACGCGGCGAATGGCCGCGGCAACGGGCCACCGTCGAGATCGACGTCGAGCATTGATTCGTCGACCACGGCGGTGGTGCGGCCGCGTACGAGCTCGCGGGCGACGATGTCGCGGGCCTCGTCACCGATCAGTGCTCCGGTCGGGTTGTGGAAGTCCGGCACGAGGTAGGCGAGTCGAGGGCTGACCTGCCGGATCGTCGCGGCCATCGTCGTGGGATCCCAGCCGCGGTCGGAGGTGTCCACGCCGACGACGCGTGCGCCCGCCTCGGTGAGAGCCGCGATCGCGTTCGGATAGGTCGGGCTCTCGACCACGACCCGGTCGCCTGCGGACAGCAGGGCCCGAGCGGCGACCGCGAGTCCGGCCAGTGCGCCCGGGACGACCAGGATCTGATCGGCGGACGTCGGCACGCCACGATCGGTGAAGGTCGCCGCCACCAGTTCGCGCAGACTCGGCAGCCCACTGGGGTAGTAGCCCGTCCCGCCGAGGTACGGAGCGAGCTCGGCCGTGGCGCGCTCGTACGCCCGCATCAGCCCGGGGCCGGGTGAGGGCGCGGCGC comes from Nocardioides baekrokdamisoli and encodes:
- a CDS encoding RDD family protein, producing MLDGLFSSLAVAPLWVGYIMIFSHLHTDQTVTRYSDGYAYTEPTMKFDLSGGMLGLAIVLIIIGVVAGLAFGIWNLMIRQGRTGYSLGKGIVGIKLIREDNGQPIGAWLALGRALLHILDALPCYIGYFWPLWDKKHQTFADMIVGTVVIEAQKV
- a CDS encoding YihY/virulence factor BrkB family protein: MSERWDRYQRTHPWIGFPLSVVYKFFDDSGNYLAAIVTYYAFIAIFPLLLLGASILGFFLRGNEDLQNQLLNSALSQFPIIGNDLKAQRLHGSTVGVIVGAVAATYGALGLGQAIQNTVNIAWSVPKNSRFNPIVTRLRSLVMLATAGLALLIGSILATLATDTKVWGTSLSAPISWALSFVSLLLTGCVLTLLFRMATTREHPLRNAAPGAFFFALSWLGLQWIGAFYVEHVIRGASGMNKDFGFVLGLMVFIYLAAIFSVIGVEINVVLARRLWPRALLTPFTDKVDLTDADRRAYASYVLMQRHKGFQTIAVSFDGRDGTTYDVVMDPTWMQKVGRTVRRRTGAGFKRSRIPDDHFGPHESFGPSEGDPRE
- a CDS encoding enoyl-CoA hydratase-related protein, with product MSELVHLSVADGIGTITLDSQHNRNALSRQLVTELFDALAAAEADEHVTVIVLAAEGKVFCSGADLSEAGSGDMTEGLRAINLLQRTIATSAKPVVARIQGPVRAGGLGIVAATDIAIASSAVTFALTEVRLGLAAYSISLSILPKMAPRAASYTFLSGATFTAAEAAEWGLITTAADDLDAEVGRVVGELSQGAPSGLRETKKLLNADLVARIDALGEEMATSSAALFASDEARAAMTAFFSRPKG
- the yczR gene encoding MocR-like transcription factor YczR, with the translated sequence MKRVLNATRVAALIGDFDRSPAYEGVAHGLRDLIIAGRIPTGIRLPSERELTEALGVSRTTVARAYALLRELGFLESRQGSGSVAVLPQSDTHRGDHLLRPTDGGVVAGDVIDLTCAAPSPGPGLMRAYERATAELAPYLGGTGYYPSGLPSLRELVAATFTDRGVPTSADQILVVPGALAGLAVAARALLSAGDRVVVESPTYPNAIAALTEAGARVVGVDTSDRGWDPTTMAATIRQVSPRLAYLVPDFHNPTGALIGDEARDIVARELVRGRTTAVVDESMLDVDLDGGPLPRPFAAYAADTITLGSMSKGYWGGLRVGWIRAPRDRMDALIGARLSLDLGTPVFEQLVAIELLQSREETLAHRRTTLRASRDAALSALATHLPDWRVARPRGGLSLWCELPESGASALAREATRHGVLLTPGPAFAPEGGMDRYLRVPYALPPETMTEAVTRIAAAWRETLDLPKGLTTPRRTLVA